The window TATTGTCCTTATTTGGTTCTCAAAAAGCACCCTCTGAAGCCTTGATTTGGTTTTTTTCCTAATCTGGGGGTTTGGTTAAGTTTGCAAACTGGCTATGGACTACGAACCGTACGACAGCAGTGGTTAGTGTTTtcaagttttcattttttttctttagttttgtGGATTTGTAATTTAATTAGGGTACAAGGCTAGTGAAATTAGCGTCTGCATTGTGAAAGTTGGGATCTTTTTATCTCCTATTTTTGTTAGATTGGAATTTTGAGCTGTTTGCACTTTGTATGTGGGCAATTGCGGTACTTGGTATGTTTAGTTTGAGGCAAAAATTTAATCTTTTTTGCTTTTTCCTTTAGAATTATGGTTTATATGATTATGGGTGGTGTTAATATGTGTTTAATTTTTCAGTGAGAAGTTTAAAGTGATATTATTGTGAGAATTATTGGTTTTATTATGAAATAATGAAAACTTGCCTGCAAAAACTGTTAAGTTGttatagaaaagaaaatgtaaagtGGAGTTGGTAGTTGAATTGTTGTCCTATGTGCAGCTTTGTGACAGTCTTCGAATGCTTGTAGTTCTGCCACAAGATCTTGATACTGAATAAAAGTTTAAATCTCATTTTGGAACCTTTAAAATTGTTACTCCAGCTGTAGTTTGGCTTTTAGTTTTATACTGGAAATGGTATATTGAGAATTTCTTTTGTTGGATTGAAATCCACACTGCTTCTTGCTCCTTAGCTTGAAGTGAAAGTTCGTGCAATGTAGTTTTCCTCATATGTTCATATGCCTTTATTAATCACACAGTACTGATATGGATAATTCTCATGTGTTGTATTGTATTATGATTACACCTAGTGTTTCAATTTTCTGACAACCTGATGGAATGATTGCAGGAACGGATGATGATCTTCCTCCATCACATCAAAATAGGATTCCAAGAGGTGGTGGCCGcatgaatggaaatgggagatcTGCTGTCATGGCATCTGTACCCTACCAAAGGATGTATGGTGAAACTGACATGGAGGCCCAAATTCACCAGCTCGAGCAAGAAGCATACAGTTCGGTTCTAAGAGCCTTTAAAGCTCAAGCTGATGCCATTACTTGGGTACCTTTTGTCATACTCATGAAATCTAATATGTTCATTTGTTTGATCAGGTTTAAATGACTGCTCAATGAATATATTTTATTCAGGAGAAAGAAAGTTTGATAACGGAGTTAAGAAAAGAGTTAAGATTGTCCAATGAAGAACATCGAGAACTTCTTGGTAGAGTTAATGCTGATGATGTCATCCGAAGAATAAGGTTAGCTCTATTGTTAACTTTGGTAGAGAACTTCTTGGTGTATTTATCGAGAACTTTATTCAGTGAAGTTTCTGTATTCTAGAGTTTGTCACAGTTCTAAAGGCTGGCCTTTGATTATCGCTTTTATAGGGAGTGGAGGCAGTCGGGGGCTCATCAACCTGGTATGCTTGGCACCGCTCAAGCTATTCACGACCCATTACCTAGCCCTTCTGTCTCAGCTTCACGGAAGAAACAGAAGATAGCGCCATCTTTACCGTCACAGTCCTTTGCTGGACCATCTCCTACTTTTCACCCACCTGCTATGGCTGCTGCAAGTCAGCCGTCTTCATCCGCTGCCAAGAGAGGGCCTATAATGGGGCCTAAGGGCAAAAAGAGTAAATCTGTAAGTCTGATACTTTATGCTTTCTTCTGTGCAGTTGAGCAATGCATGGTTTAACTATTCTCTTAGTTCTGAGTATTTTCCTGCTATGCATCTATTCATAGGGCCAGATGATGCCTGGTGCATCTTCAATGAAAATGCTGTACCCTTCCTCTGGTCCTTTTGGAAGAGGCCAACTAGGCAATCGGGTCTCTGAACCTGCTGAAGCAGGATCATTTGATCCATTGATTGGAAGGAAAGTGAGGACTAGATGGCCTGATGACAATAATTTTTATGAGGCAGTCATTACTGACTATAACAAAGCTGAGGTACACCTGATTTTATTGCGCGAAgctttgcttcttttttttttctttttcctttttgtggTTGAATGCGTGAATCTTGTGATGCGCTTTTTCAGGGTAGACATGCCCTTGTTTATGACATTGGTACTACAAATGAGACATGGGAATGGGTCAACCTTAAAGAGGTAATAGATCCTATGTTCTGATGGCATGCTTTGATAAACTGTTTGACTGTCCTGCAGGCAAATCTTTTTCTTATTGGTTTATGTGGTTGGCCATATCAAGAAAAATATCTGTTGTATGATTCAGAAAATTGTATGATCTGTATTCCGTTACTTGTGATGTAACCAAGCATGCTCTAAAGTATTCACTAGAAGTTTCCATTTATTACGGAagcaaaaaaagggaaaaaaagggaATTTTGGATTTCAAGTTCAGGATTCTAAATATAGAGTCTGAACCATTTCCCTTGGGAACTGCTAGGTAGAGGGCAAAAATCTCTGTAAAGGTGACTTCACCATATTTTCTCTTGAAGGTATAATTTCCATGTGTCTGATGTGCAACTATATGTGTTTTATGAGGGACCTATTTTCCGTAAATGGTAGATAGCTGTAACTTTTTGAGCATCCCAAGTCCAACATTTTATGGCATGTGCCTTTAAGAATACTTTATAGTCTTCTGTACTAAATTCAATGAAGTTTACACCATGCATTTGGGAGATTGTTGGTCCATTCTCAAGTCTTCTGGAATATGCACTTATCGAAAGATTCCACCATGTACCAAAATTGGAGCATAAATCTTTAGTATATCAAGAAAGAAGTAGAGAAATCAATAGCAGTTTGCTTATTTCTAATATTTAACTACTGTGAGAGTGCTCTGACATATAATATGTGGTGTATTTGACCTCAAGATGGGTGACAATCAAGATTATTGGTAGTTCAAGTCCTTATAGTATTCTCTCTAAGGTGCGATCTTGTGAAATTTCTTTTTCGTCATCCATATTTATCAGTTCAAGTCCTTACATTCAATAAATGATTGTCGGAGTTGCACTAATTGAATAGGAAAACCTTCGTTTGGTGTTGGTGATGGGTGAATGACTTGCCCTGTAGATTGCCAAAGTATATAAAAAACATATCAATGTTTGATTCTGGAAATAAAATGTGACATTCAGGGGTGGAGATTTGATCGCAAGAACCTTTTAAACTCATTATGCAGGCTGTTATTAGCATTATATTCATCTCCAATGTTTAGAAGAGTCATAAAAATGCCTCTTTGACACATGCCTGGTGTCCAGTATGAACTACAGGCTGCCTGACAACCTACTCTGTACCCAGCTCATTATTCATTTTTATTCTTAGTTGCATCATGTGGTTATCAGTGTTCTTTTGTAGTTTTCTTGAAGAGCTTCTTCAAAGGTCAAATTTTCCTCTCTGACAGATTTCTCCAGAGGATATTCAGTGGGAAGGTGAAGACCCAGGAATTTCTCGTCATGGAAATTATGGTGGATCAGGCCGTGGCATGAATAGGCCTGTCGGGCGTGATAGCGCTCCAGGTGCAGGCAGGGGAAGGGGGTTGACTAAACCACAGTCCAGAAAAGGCTTTCCACCATCACAGAATGGAGGAAAGAAgggatctgatgatatccagtTACTTCAGACGGAAACACTGATTAAGGAGGTTAGCAACAGTAATTTAATCTCTGTTGCGCATTGAGATGTCGCATTTTCTTTATTTGTTCATAGACTGGCAAATGTCATCAGGTGGAGAGGGTCTTTGGCTCCAGTCATCCAGACCCTTTGGAGATCGAAAAGGCAAAAAAAGTGCTAAAGGTAAGAGACACCACCTGTCTGGTAGTGGTTACTGCTCACTCATTTATGGCAAAGGAAAAAATTAAGTTTGTTACTGTGCAGGAGCATGAGCAAGCACTTCTGGAGGCCATCTCAAAGCTCGGAGAGATCTCTGATGGCGAGAGTGGTATGACTATGCCAAAATATTCCTGCATTTGCTTTTCATTTTAGCATCACGATAAGTGCATGGGATTGGAGAGTTTTTAACTCTATGATCCtcaacttatttttttttttaaagtagaaACTTTATGATCTTTTTCAAAGTCTGAGTTCCTATCAAGTCCTAGAAGTTTACTTGTTTGGCTTTGTCTTATTTCAATTTGCGGTCAAATTTACCTCCAAAAGCACAATGTTTACCTCCCATCATCTAAATCAGGACGTTCTGGAAAAATATCTTCAAGACAGAAAATAAAAGCTTGGTAGATCTTCACCAATGCTTCTTCTCTTTTACTTTATAGACTTTGGGACAATCTTTTTCTTGATACCTTTAATACCATAATGTCAGCTGGAACTTTTACTTT is drawn from Nicotiana tabacum cultivar K326 chromosome 22, ASM71507v2, whole genome shotgun sequence and contains these coding sequences:
- the LOC107794888 gene encoding protein EMSY-LIKE 3 isoform X2; protein product: MDYEPYDSSGTDDDLPPSHQNRIPRGGGRMNGNGRSAVMASVPYQRMYGETDMEAQIHQLEQEAYSSVLRAFKAQADAITWEKESLITELRKELRLSNEEHRELLGRVNADDVIRRIREWRQSGAHQPGMLGTAQAIHDPLPSPSVSASRKKQKIAPSLPSQSFAGPSPTFHPPAMAAASQPSSSAAKRGPIMGPKGKKSKSGQMMPGASSMKMLYPSSGPFGRGQLGNRVSEPAEAGSFDPLIGRKVRTRWPDDNNFYEAVITDYNKAEGRHALVYDIGTTNETWEWVNLKEISPEDIQWEGEDPGISRHGNYGGSGRGMNRPVGRDSAPGAGRGRGLTKPQSRKGFPPSQNGGKKGSDDIQLLQTETLIKEVERVFGSSHPDPLEIEKAKKVLKEHEQALLEAISKLGEISDGESG
- the LOC107794888 gene encoding protein EMSY-LIKE 3 isoform X1, coding for MDYEPYDSSGTDDDLPPSHQNRIPRGGGRMNGNGRSAVMASVPYQRMYGETDMEAQIHQLEQEAYSSVLRAFKAQADAITWEKESLITELRKELRLSNEEHRELLGRVNADDVIRRIREWRQSGAHQPGMLGTAQAIHDPLPSPSVSASRKKQKIAPSLPSQSFAGPSPTFHPPAMAAASQPSSSAAKRGPIMGPKGKKSKSGQMMPGASSMKMLYPSSGPFGRGQLGNRVSEPAEAGSFDPLIGRKVRTRWPDDNNFYEAVITDYNKAEGRHALVYDIGTTNETWEWVNLKEISPEDIQWEGEDPGISRHGNYGGSGRGMNRPVGRDSAPGAGRGRGLTKPQSRKGFPPSQNGGKKGSDDIQLLQTETLIKEVERVFGSSHPDPLEIEKAKKVLKEHEQALLEAISKLGEISDGESDEHFMQAMNRE